Proteins from one Impatiens glandulifera chromosome 2, dImpGla2.1, whole genome shotgun sequence genomic window:
- the LOC124925897 gene encoding CBL-interacting protein kinase 2-like isoform X2, whose translation MMMDKKGSVLMERYEVGRLLGQGTFAKVYYGRSVKTGQGVAIKVIDKEKIVKVGLIEQIKREISVMRLIKHPNVVNLYEVMATKTKIYFVIEYAKGGELFNKVAKGRLKENTARKYFQELIKAVDFCHSRSVYHRDIKPENLLLDENENLKISDFGLSALADSKRQDGLLHTTCGTPAYVAPEVINRKGYDGIKADIWSCGVVLYVLLAGYLPFHNSNLMELYRKIGKADYKCPSWFPPEVRKLLARILDPHPSTRISIAKIKENSWFKKGLNAKAENITTTATNDNNSDVASTSNQSNNDDSTSSGEDQKLANLNAFDIISFSAGFDLTGLFEAPSEKKEVRFTSRKPASVIISKLEEIAKTLKMKVSKRDAGLLKYEGLKEGRKGFLSIDAEIFEVTSSFHLVEVKKANGDTIEYQKMVKEEMRPALNDIVWTWQGEHQQLEQDLQLEPSSSSTTHEEEEEKTTTIHDHEQQFNSL comes from the exons ATGATGATGGATAAGAAAGGGAGTGTGTTGATGGAAAGGTACGAGGTAGGGAGATTACTAGGTCAAGGAACATTTGCAAAGGTTTACTACGGAAGGAGTGTGAAAACTGGTCAGGGTGTGGCCATTAAAGTAATAGACAAAGAGAAGATTGTGAAAGTTGGATTAATAGAACAGATTAAACGTGAAATCTCTGTCATGAGATTGATTAAGCATCCGAACGTGGTCAATCTTTACGAAGTCATGGCTACAAAAACCAAGATCTATTTCGTAATTGAATACGCTAAAGGAGGTGAGCTTTTCAACAAAGTAGCTAAAGGAAGGTTAAAAGAGAATACAGCTAGAAAATACTTCCAGGAATTGATCAAAGCAGTCGATTTCTGTCACAGCAGAAGTGTTTATCATAGGGATATCAAACCGGAGAATCTATTGTTAGATGAAAATGAAAACCTTAAAATATCTGACTTCGGTTTGAGTGCACTTGCTGATTCAAAACGACAAGATGGTCTTCTTCACACCACGTGTGGAACCCCGGCTTATGTTGCTCCTGAAGTGATTAACAGGAAAGGGTATGATGGTATAAAAGCAGATATTTGGTCGTGTGGTGTCGTTCTCTATGTTCTTTTAGCTGGTTATCTTCCGTTTCATAATTCTAATTTAATGGAGTTGTATAGGAAGATCGGGAAAGCTGATTATAAATGCCCGAGTTGGTTTCCACCCGAAGTTCGTAAATTGTTAGCCAGAATCCTCGACCCACATCCCAGTACCAGAATCTCCATTGCCAAAATTAAGGAGAATTCATGGTTCAAAAAAGGTTTAAACGCCAAAGCAGAGAACATCACCACTACTGCCACGAATGACAATAATTCAGATGTGGCTTCAACTTCTAATCAATCCAACAACGACGACTCAACTTCATCTGGGGAGGATCAAAAGCTGGCTAATTTAAACGCATTCGATATAATATCGTTTTCAGCTGGTTTTGATCTAACAGGGTTGTTTGAAGCTCCTTCTGAGAAAAAAGAGGTGAGATTTACGTCAAGAAAACCTGCCTCTGTTATCATATCGAAACTAGAGGAAATCGCGAAAacattgaagatgaaggtgagcAAGAGGGATGCAGGTTTGCTTAAATACGAGGGATTGAAGGAAGGACGAAAAGGGTTTTTGTCGATTGATGCAGAGATATTTGAAGTAACTTCTTCGTTTCATTTGGTGGAAGTAAAGAAAGCTAACGGAGATACAATTGAATATCAGAAAATGGTGAAAGAAGAGATGAGGCCTGCATTAAACGATATTGTTTGGACATGGCAAGGCGAACACCAACAATTGGAACAAGATTTGCAATTGGAACCTTCATCATCATCGACAAcccatgaagaagaagaagaaaagacaACAACCATTCATGATCATGAGCAACAG TTCAATTCATTATAA
- the LOC124925897 gene encoding CBL-interacting protein kinase 2-like isoform X1 has translation MMMDKKGSVLMERYEVGRLLGQGTFAKVYYGRSVKTGQGVAIKVIDKEKIVKVGLIEQIKREISVMRLIKHPNVVNLYEVMATKTKIYFVIEYAKGGELFNKVAKGRLKENTARKYFQELIKAVDFCHSRSVYHRDIKPENLLLDENENLKISDFGLSALADSKRQDGLLHTTCGTPAYVAPEVINRKGYDGIKADIWSCGVVLYVLLAGYLPFHNSNLMELYRKIGKADYKCPSWFPPEVRKLLARILDPHPSTRISIAKIKENSWFKKGLNAKAENITTTATNDNNSDVASTSNQSNNDDSTSSGEDQKLANLNAFDIISFSAGFDLTGLFEAPSEKKEVRFTSRKPASVIISKLEEIAKTLKMKVSKRDAGLLKYEGLKEGRKGFLSIDAEIFEVTSSFHLVEVKKANGDTIEYQKMVKEEMRPALNDIVWTWQGEHQQLEQDLQLEPSSSSTTHEEEEEKTTTIHDHEQQVQDQIP, from the coding sequence ATGATGATGGATAAGAAAGGGAGTGTGTTGATGGAAAGGTACGAGGTAGGGAGATTACTAGGTCAAGGAACATTTGCAAAGGTTTACTACGGAAGGAGTGTGAAAACTGGTCAGGGTGTGGCCATTAAAGTAATAGACAAAGAGAAGATTGTGAAAGTTGGATTAATAGAACAGATTAAACGTGAAATCTCTGTCATGAGATTGATTAAGCATCCGAACGTGGTCAATCTTTACGAAGTCATGGCTACAAAAACCAAGATCTATTTCGTAATTGAATACGCTAAAGGAGGTGAGCTTTTCAACAAAGTAGCTAAAGGAAGGTTAAAAGAGAATACAGCTAGAAAATACTTCCAGGAATTGATCAAAGCAGTCGATTTCTGTCACAGCAGAAGTGTTTATCATAGGGATATCAAACCGGAGAATCTATTGTTAGATGAAAATGAAAACCTTAAAATATCTGACTTCGGTTTGAGTGCACTTGCTGATTCAAAACGACAAGATGGTCTTCTTCACACCACGTGTGGAACCCCGGCTTATGTTGCTCCTGAAGTGATTAACAGGAAAGGGTATGATGGTATAAAAGCAGATATTTGGTCGTGTGGTGTCGTTCTCTATGTTCTTTTAGCTGGTTATCTTCCGTTTCATAATTCTAATTTAATGGAGTTGTATAGGAAGATCGGGAAAGCTGATTATAAATGCCCGAGTTGGTTTCCACCCGAAGTTCGTAAATTGTTAGCCAGAATCCTCGACCCACATCCCAGTACCAGAATCTCCATTGCCAAAATTAAGGAGAATTCATGGTTCAAAAAAGGTTTAAACGCCAAAGCAGAGAACATCACCACTACTGCCACGAATGACAATAATTCAGATGTGGCTTCAACTTCTAATCAATCCAACAACGACGACTCAACTTCATCTGGGGAGGATCAAAAGCTGGCTAATTTAAACGCATTCGATATAATATCGTTTTCAGCTGGTTTTGATCTAACAGGGTTGTTTGAAGCTCCTTCTGAGAAAAAAGAGGTGAGATTTACGTCAAGAAAACCTGCCTCTGTTATCATATCGAAACTAGAGGAAATCGCGAAAacattgaagatgaaggtgagcAAGAGGGATGCAGGTTTGCTTAAATACGAGGGATTGAAGGAAGGACGAAAAGGGTTTTTGTCGATTGATGCAGAGATATTTGAAGTAACTTCTTCGTTTCATTTGGTGGAAGTAAAGAAAGCTAACGGAGATACAATTGAATATCAGAAAATGGTGAAAGAAGAGATGAGGCCTGCATTAAACGATATTGTTTGGACATGGCAAGGCGAACACCAACAATTGGAACAAGATTTGCAATTGGAACCTTCATCATCATCGACAAcccatgaagaagaagaagaaaagacaACAACCATTCATGATCATGAGCAACAGGTGCAAGATCAAATCCCTTGA
- the LOC124928151 gene encoding CBL-interacting serine/threonine-protein kinase 11-like has translation MMPEVSISSGTSATARDAFLFGKYEMGRLLGCGAFAKVYHARSVSTGQSVAIKVISKAKIAGSAMSSHVKREISIMHRLRHPNIVKIYEVLATKTKIYVVMEFVKGGELFSKISKGGRFGEDLARKYFRQLISALEFCHSRGVYHRDLKPENILIDENGDLKMTDFGLSALSDEQIRSDGLLHTLCGTPAYVAPEILNKKGYDGARADVWSCGVVLFVLTAGYLPFHDHNLMTMYKKIYRGEYRSPKWMSSDLKRFLSRLLDTNSKTRITVDEILRDPWLMKGGVDDESSEFRPEDGFSPEFEYCPTECPLNAFDIISMSSGLDLSGLFGNSAGHVERVVSCESPERIVGKVREAVESTKSEYNLISTRSEWGMEIEGQKGKFMLEVEIHRLTDTLAVVDVKRKTGDISHYQSLWKEKIMPKLTVTAEAPPVAAAADCDQD, from the coding sequence ATGATGCCGGAGGTTTCTATTTCCTCCGGCACCTCGGCTACGGCCAGGGATGCTTTTCTCTTCGGAAAATACGAGATGGGAAGACTCCTCGGCTGCGGAGCTTTCGCCAAGGTTTACCACGCCAGATCCGTCTCCACCGGTCAGAGCGTCGCCATCAAGGTTATCAGCAAGGCAAAGATCGCCGGATCTGCCATGTCTTCGCACGTTAAACGCGAAATCTCCATCATGCACCGCCTCCGCCACCCAAACATCGTCAAGATCTACGAAGTTCTCGCCACTAAAACCAAAATATACGTCGTCATGGAATTCGTTAAAGGCGGCGAGCTGTTCTCCAAGATCTCCAAAGGGGGTCGGTTCGGGGAAGATCTAGCCCGAAAGTACTTCCGTCAATTGATCTCCGCCCTGGAATTCTGCCACTCCCGAGGTGTGTACCACCGAGATCTGAAACCTGAAAACATCCTAATCGACGAGAATGGTGATCTGAAAATGACTGATTTCGGACTCAGCGCGTTGTCGGATGAGCAAATCCGTTCGGATGGGCTTCTCCATACACTTTGTGGGACCCCTGCTTACGTGGCGCCGGAGATTCTTAATAAGAAGGGATACGATGGTGCTAGGGCTGACGTATGGTCGTGCGGCGTTGTACTCTTCGTCCTGACCGCCGGTTATCTTCCGTTTCACGATCATAACTTGATGACCATGTACAAGAAAATCTACAGGGGAGAATATCGATCCCCCAAATGGATGTCGTCTGATCTTAAACGCTTTCTTTCCAGGTTACTTGATACCAATTCCAAAACAAGGATCACCGTTGACGAGATCTTACGCGACCCGTGGCTAATGAAAGGCGGCGTCGACGATGAATCGTCCGAGTTTCGCCCGGAGGACGGTTTCTCCCCCGAGTTCGAATATTGTCCGACAGAGTGTCCTCTTAACGCCTTCGATATTATCTCGATGTCGTCCGGGTTAGACCTGTCTGGGCTATTCGGAAACTCGGCCGGGCATGTTGAGCGAGTCGTGTCGTGTGAAAGCCCGGAGAGAATCGTCGGGAAAGTTAGGGAGGCGGTTGAGTCAACTAAGAGCGAGTATAACTTGATAAGTACGAGGAGTGAATGGGGAATGGAGATCGAGGGGCAGAAAGGTAAGTTCATGCTGGAGGTTGAGATTCACCGGTTGACGGACACGTTAGCGGTTGTCGACGTGAAAAGAAAAACCGGTGATATTTCTCATTACCAGAGCCTGTGGAAGGAGAAAATCATGCCAAAGTTGACTGTCACGGCGGAAGCGCCGCCTGTCGCCGCCGCAGCAGACTGTGATCaagactaa
- the LOC124925898 gene encoding uncharacterized protein LOC124925898: protein MCPLRLILVFLSAVLAGFFMIKNLQSQSDFADEQFPDSVSPADDQSSSKAWRATVTGFRTCVDMASGRYLWKNLVSSPS from the exons ATGTGTCCGTTAAGACTAATTCTGGTGTTCTTATCAGCTGTTCTTGCCGGTTTCTTCATGATAAAAAATCTCCAATCTCAGTCCGATTTCGCCGACGAACAATTCCCTGATTCTGTCTCCCCCGCCGATGATCAATCCTCCTCCAAG GCTTGGAGAGCTACTGTGACCGGATTTCGGACTTGTGTTGATATGGCTAGCGGCCGCTACCTTTGGAAGAACTTGGTTTCATCCCCATCTTAA
- the LOC124925897 gene encoding CBL-interacting serine/threonine-protein kinase 10-like isoform X3 — protein MMMDKKGSVLMERYEVGRLLGQGTFAKVYYGRSVKTGQGVAIKVIDKEKIVKVGLIEQIKREISVMRLIKHPNVVNLYEVMATKTKIYFVIEYAKGGELFNKVAKGRLKENTARKYFQELIKAVDFCHSRSVYHRDIKPENLLLDENENLKISDFGLSALADSKRQDGLLHTTCGTPAYVAPEVINRKGKIGKADYKCPSWFPPEVRKLLARILDPHPSTRISIAKIKENSWFKKGLNAKAENITTTATNDNNSDVASTSNQSNNDDSTSSGEDQKLANLNAFDIISFSAGFDLTGLFEAPSEKKEVRFTSRKPASVIISKLEEIAKTLKMKVSKRDAGLLKYEGLKEGRKGFLSIDAEIFEVTSSFHLVEVKKANGDTIEYQKMVKEEMRPALNDIVWTWQGEHQQLEQDLQLEPSSSSTTHEEEEEKTTTIHDHEQQVQDQIP, from the exons ATGATGATGGATAAGAAAGGGAGTGTGTTGATGGAAAGGTACGAGGTAGGGAGATTACTAGGTCAAGGAACATTTGCAAAGGTTTACTACGGAAGGAGTGTGAAAACTGGTCAGGGTGTGGCCATTAAAGTAATAGACAAAGAGAAGATTGTGAAAGTTGGATTAATAGAACAGATTAAACGTGAAATCTCTGTCATGAGATTGATTAAGCATCCGAACGTGGTCAATCTTTACGAAGTCATGGCTACAAAAACCAAGATCTATTTCGTAATTGAATACGCTAAAGGAGGTGAGCTTTTCAACAAAGTAGCTAAAGGAAGGTTAAAAGAGAATACAGCTAGAAAATACTTCCAGGAATTGATCAAAGCAGTCGATTTCTGTCACAGCAGAAGTGTTTATCATAGGGATATCAAACCGGAGAATCTATTGTTAGATGAAAATGAAAACCTTAAAATATCTGACTTCGGTTTGAGTGCACTTGCTGATTCAAAACGACAAGATGGTCTTCTTCACACCACGTGTGGAACCCCGGCTTATGTTGCTCCTGAAGTGATTAACAGGAAAGG GAAGATCGGGAAAGCTGATTATAAATGCCCGAGTTGGTTTCCACCCGAAGTTCGTAAATTGTTAGCCAGAATCCTCGACCCACATCCCAGTACCAGAATCTCCATTGCCAAAATTAAGGAGAATTCATGGTTCAAAAAAGGTTTAAACGCCAAAGCAGAGAACATCACCACTACTGCCACGAATGACAATAATTCAGATGTGGCTTCAACTTCTAATCAATCCAACAACGACGACTCAACTTCATCTGGGGAGGATCAAAAGCTGGCTAATTTAAACGCATTCGATATAATATCGTTTTCAGCTGGTTTTGATCTAACAGGGTTGTTTGAAGCTCCTTCTGAGAAAAAAGAGGTGAGATTTACGTCAAGAAAACCTGCCTCTGTTATCATATCGAAACTAGAGGAAATCGCGAAAacattgaagatgaaggtgagcAAGAGGGATGCAGGTTTGCTTAAATACGAGGGATTGAAGGAAGGACGAAAAGGGTTTTTGTCGATTGATGCAGAGATATTTGAAGTAACTTCTTCGTTTCATTTGGTGGAAGTAAAGAAAGCTAACGGAGATACAATTGAATATCAGAAAATGGTGAAAGAAGAGATGAGGCCTGCATTAAACGATATTGTTTGGACATGGCAAGGCGAACACCAACAATTGGAACAAGATTTGCAATTGGAACCTTCATCATCATCGACAAcccatgaagaagaagaagaaaagacaACAACCATTCATGATCATGAGCAACAGGTGCAAGATCAAATCCCTTGA
- the LOC124925013 gene encoding uncharacterized protein LOC124925013 yields MNKHHLSGEIYYGGASVGIPFLWESAPGTPKVKHHHHPLPPLTPPPSFLSNKTTTTTTTTSKKPSRSATGLFHAILPKLLIMRKSNRHPSSPTNSSSSSESSPFTHAPWQYYSPSPGQILRSGSRRSLFLSRMDDDVRQDHRRSSVNCFGITGCISE; encoded by the coding sequence ATGAACAAACACCATTTATCAGGTGAGATCTACTATGGAGGAGCCTCCGTTGGCATCCCTTTCCTATGGGAGTCTGCACCGGGAACTCCCAAGGTCAAGCACCACCACCATCCGTTGCCGCCACTCACTCCCCCGCCTTCCTTTCTTTCCAATAAAACGACCACGACCACGACCACGACATCGAAGAAGCCTTCAAGATCAGCCACGGGTCTCTTCCATGCTATCCTCCCGAAACTTCTCATCATGAGGAAATCAAACCGTCATCCTTCATCGCCAACTAATTCTTCATCCTCTTCTGAGTCTTCTCCATTTACTCATGCGCCGTGGCAATATTATTCTCCTTCACCTGGACAGATCTTGAGATCCGGCAGCAGGAGGTCATTGTTTCTGTCAAGGATGGACGATGATGTTCGACAAGATCATCGGAGATCATCTGTCAATTGTTTCGGGATTACAGGGTGTATCTCGGAGTAA